The Flammeovirga yaeyamensis genome segment CAATTGAACTGCATAAACATCAATATCATTATGTGCCTCATAAAGGAAATGATTAAACATTGATGCACCAGCTCCCACCGGATGGAAACAAAATAAACGAACACGAGCATCATCTTCTCTCTTACGGTGAACAAACCACTTATCACCAAGAGTTTCCAAATCTTCTGCGTCTTCAATACCAGAAATATCTGTTGTAATTTCAGGTACTTTTTCTTCTGTCGTTTCAGTTTCAAATCCTTTGATAAGATCTTCTGCTAATTCAACTAAAGAAGGTCCTTTTGCGATTTTCATCAATGGATAGTTCACTTCCAATTTCTGAGAGATCCAGTTTCTAATTTGGTTCTGCATTAATGAGTCAAGACCCATTTTTGAAATTGGTGTTGGAATATCCACTTTTTCAGGTGATGTACCTAGAATCTTAGCCAATGCATGTTGCAATTGCTCTTGTAAGAAAGTATGTTTTTCTTCACCATCTTTAGCAATTACCTGATCTTTTAAAGAACCTCCTGCTCCAGAACCATCTGCACTATCAGAATTCATTAATTCTGCAAAACGCATATCTGTAGCTAATTGAGGGAAGAAATCCTTGAAACGTTTAAAGTCCAAGTTGGCGACCATTCTTTGTGTACTTCTCTGCAAGATAATTTTTGAGAATGTCTCTCTAATCTGTTTCAGAGTTAACATAGTCCAACCTTGGGCTTCTAAGACATCAATAACTTGACCTCCGTCTTTTGACATACCCGCATAATCTCCCAATACACCTAGATTAACAGAGTTACCTGCCAAGCCTAATGTCTGACGATAAGTTGCTAATCTATCCAAGAAGTTATTTGCTGATGAATAGTTTGCCTGACCAGGAAGACCAAATACAGCAGAAATTGAAGAGAACGACAAGAAGAAATCTAAGTCGTGGCCCAATGACGCTTTATGTAAAGCCCATCCACCCATCGCTTTTGGAGAGTAAACTCTCATGAAACGATCTGAATCAAGATTCGGCATAGTACAATCATCTAATACTGCTGCTGAATGCACGATACCTTTAATTGGTAAGGCTACTTCTTCAAAAATTGTCTTGAGCGTTTCCTCGTTGGTGATATCCACTTTAGGTAATTGAATTTTCACACCCAATGACTCCATGTAAGCAATCACTTCTTTATCATAATCAGATTTAGCACCTGATCTAGATAATAGAATCAATTCACCTGCTCCATTTTCAGCAATCCATTTTGCTACCTCTAGACCGAATCCTGAAGCACCACCTGAAACAACGTAGGCCGCATTTTTATCAAATTTCAGATCATTTGCAGGTAAAACATCTACCGCTTCATCCGGCATAGAAACAATCACTTTACCGATATGTCCTACTTGAGATAAATATTTTAAAGCATCGCCAGCTTCAGAAACTGGGAATACCTTTAATGGATGACCTTCAACCTTTTCTTCTTTGAATAGATCTGTAACTTCTTGATATAATTTGGCTGCTAATTTTGGTTTTTGAGCCATCAAACGGTCTAAATCAACCACGTGGAAAGAGATATTTTCTCCGAAACGTTTTAATGGAAGTTTAGAATTATTGTAAATATCTGCTTTACCTACTTCAACGAAAGTACCAAACGGTGCCAAACACTTAAACGATTGCGTAATTGCTTTACCAGTTAAACTGTTTAAAACAACATCAACACCATAACCATTCGTGTCTGCCTTAATTTGATCTGCAAAATCTAATGATCTTGAGTTATAAATATTTTTGATTCCAATTGAACGTAGATATTCACGTTTTTCTTCAGAACCTGCAGTTGCATAAATCTCTGCTCCTACATGTTGTGCCAATTGAATGGCTGCTAAACCTAAACCACCTGTTGCTGCATGGATTAAGACTTTATCGCCTTCCTCTATATGAGCCAAATGGTTTAACCCATAATGAGCAGTTAAATAAACAACAGATAATGAAGCCGCTTTTTCCCAATCTAAATTCGACGGTTTTGCGACAACACAATGCGATGGAGCAGTTGTAACACCTGCTAAACTATAAGCTGCCCAAGCGATTACTTCGTCCCCAACTTTTACATGAGAAACTCCTTCTCCAACTTCTGTAACAATACCAGAACATTCTAAACCAAGAGTATCTTCTGCAACACCACCTGCAACAGCTTCTTGAGAAAGAATTCCCATGCCATTTACAACATCCTTAAAGTTTAGACCCGTTGCTTTTACAGCAATGCGAACCTCTTCTTTTTGGATTGTTTCAGGATAGAATTCTCTTAAAGCTAAACTGTTTAAAATACCATTTTCTCTTACTTCCGCACGGTAAGCAGAACCAAAAGCATTCATTTGTTTTGGTGCTCTTTCATCCGCTATATCACCATCAACAGCTACTAATCTTCTGGTATATACTTCGTTATTTCTAACTGCAAATTCTGATTCCTCTTCTTTTCCTTCTTGTTTGGTAGAAATGATATTTACCAACTTATCGAAATCCTCATCAGTAGTATCTTGACTAAGATCTATAATTCTTACAGGTAATAATGGGAATTCATTTTTAGCAACACGACCAATGCCATAAATAGGAGATTGAGCCAATTGAATTGCGTTCTCTTCTTGAAGTACTTTTTCAGAACCTGAAGTGATTAACCAAGTAGGTACTGTTAGATCTTTCCCTCCTATAGTTCTCACCAAGTTTAGAGTAGACATACTAAAGTCCTCTTGCAATTGAGTAAAGATCTCCAACGTATCCTTCTCTGAAGTCTGAACATCAAATGGCCATAAGTAGACTATATGCTGAAGATTTTGACCAACAGCATCAATCATATCTTCATAATGTGCCAATTCTCTAGGGTTGATAGTGAACTTCGTATTATTAGCATTAGAATAATTCAACCCTCTTGTTACCGTAATAACTTCACCACCATTATCTTCTAACTTTTTAGAGATCGATTGATGAATACCCTTATTATCGGCAAATACTAAATATTTACCTTTAGCGTTTTCATCATTCAGAATTTCCTCTTCAGGAAGTACCCACTGATATTCATAACAAGGTTTATAGATTTCATTCTTGCTTTCCCCTCTTGAACCTTCAATATACTTTCCTTTAAAACCTTGAATTTCTGCTACTAACGTACCATCCTCATTATATACTTGGAAGTCACCATTCAAGTAAGCATCAGTACATTCAGTTACCGTAACATGAGTATATACTTTCTTATTTGGTTGAGCAAAAACTTTAAAACGATCAATCCCTACAGGAAGGTAAATTCCTCTTTTTGCTTCTGCTTCATTTTTCTTAGCTGCAAAAATGGTATGCAAGCAAGCGTCCAATACAGCAGGATGTACATTATATCTTTCAACACCGTATTCTATAGAATCATGAAGTGTAACTTCTGATAAAACTTCATCTTTGGCAGTCCATAATCCAGTAATTGCTCTGAAAGTATCACCATAAAGAAGACCTGCACTTTTTAACTCGTTGTACATTGGTACAATCGGCATTCTTCTATTGATTCTTTCTTTAATTTGGTTGATATCAGAAGGAGAAGAGATAAATTGATCTCCTAAAGCATTGATCTTACCAAAAGAGTGTTTTGTCCATTCAGCATCTTCTTGATTTCTAGGTTTAGTAGAAATAGTATAATCGCCTTCAGTTGAACTAATTTCTAATCTTACATGTGGCATTTCACCATCATCAGGTAAGAATAAGGCGTTCTCGAACGTTACATTTTCTAGGAAACCAAATTTTTCACCAAAAGAGGCCTGACCAACAGCTGTCGCAATTTCTAAGTGTCCTGTACCAGGGAAAATAATTACATCATCCACTTGGTGATCAAGAATATATGGCTCTTCATTTTTATCCAATTGGATATCCCAAATAAAGTTTCCTTTATTTACATTAGAAGCAACATTACTATTCAACATTGGGTGTACTTTCGTACCTGTTCTTTTCGCTTTATGCTCTTCAGTTTCAAACCAGAAAGATTCCTTTTGCCATTGATATTTTGGTACAGCTACTTTCTTTGTTGCTCCAGAACATACTTTCTCCCAAGGTAAAGCATAATTCAATGAATACACTAACCCTAAGTTTTGCATAAAGATTTGCTTTTCAGCTTCTTTACGTCGA includes the following:
- a CDS encoding type I polyketide synthase; this encodes MSFQANQKEPIAIVGIGCRFPGDVNSPSDFWKALKAGFNGITDVPEDRWSIDEYYDPNPDKAGKIKQKKGGFIKDIDKFDAEFFKIFPKTAERIDPQQRLLLETTYNALEDAGMKLEDFKGSKTAVYMGVFMNDYWDIQASQAQRNHVSPHVPMGVSLTSIANRLSWQYDLKGPSVTLDTACSSSLVGVHLACNSIWNEESEFALAGGVNLMIRPESSLMMSKGNFLCPDGYCKSFDARGNGYVRSEGVGVILLKPLSKAIKDGDDIYATIKGTAVNSDGYTEDGFTVPNPTAQTDMLRQAYKNAGVAPSEVAFVEAHGTGTKVGDPIETSAFGNVFSQGRDQEKPLVIGSVKSNMGHLEAAAGIAGIIKLALSIKNKQIPQNLHFETPNPGIKFNEWKLKVPTQLMDWPSDQIIGGINSFGAGGTNAHAVLEGYDEEKNQIENKEETLLEDDISLYCISAQSENALKKMVENHITFLNESSESLQDICYNLGQYRSNLKYRLTIAVASKEELLDALEAYLNDENRVGMVSTEDTGFNPKVGFIFSGQGPQWFGMGRQLLATEPVFKSVIEKIDTILQKIAGWSLLEELVKSEEDSRISETRIAQPAIMAVQIGLMEMWKAAGVQPEGVVGHSIGEVAAAYTSGALTLEQAVDVIYNRSRGQDKATGKGKMLAAALTVEEAQKEIVGVEDVVSIAAINGPKMLTFSGDEAPLEKIAERLDKRDIFHRFLRVNVPFHSHHMEPLKDELISDLRHIQPQEATIALYSTVSGKQESGAHLVSEYWYSNVRESVYFTDAVREMIKDGFNTFVEIAPHPVLATGAVDLLKEAGVEGHLITSIRRKEAEKQIFMQNLGLVYSLNYALPWEKVCSGATKKVAVPKYQWQKESFWFETEEHKAKRTGTKVHPMLNSNVASNVNKGNFIWDIQLDKNEEPYILDHQVDDVIIFPGTGHLEIATAVGQASFGEKFGFLENVTFENALFLPDDGEMPHVRLEISSTEGDYTISTKPRNQEDAEWTKHSFGKINALGDQFISSPSDINQIKERINRRMPIVPMYNELKSAGLLYGDTFRAITGLWTAKDEVLSEVTLHDSIEYGVERYNVHPAVLDACLHTIFAAKKNEAEAKRGIYLPVGIDRFKVFAQPNKKVYTHVTVTECTDAYLNGDFQVYNEDGTLVAEIQGFKGKYIEGSRGESKNEIYKPCYEYQWVLPEEEILNDENAKGKYLVFADNKGIHQSISKKLEDNGGEVITVTRGLNYSNANNTKFTINPRELAHYEDMIDAVGQNLQHIVYLWPFDVQTSEKDTLEIFTQLQEDFSMSTLNLVRTIGGKDLTVPTWLITSGSEKVLQEENAIQLAQSPIYGIGRVAKNEFPLLPVRIIDLSQDTTDEDFDKLVNIISTKQEGKEEESEFAVRNNEVYTRRLVAVDGDIADERAPKQMNAFGSAYRAEVRENGILNSLALREFYPETIQKEEVRIAVKATGLNFKDVVNGMGILSQEAVAGGVAEDTLGLECSGIVTEVGEGVSHVKVGDEVIAWAAYSLAGVTTAPSHCVVAKPSNLDWEKAASLSVVYLTAHYGLNHLAHIEEGDKVLIHAATGGLGLAAIQLAQHVGAEIYATAGSEEKREYLRSIGIKNIYNSRSLDFADQIKADTNGYGVDVVLNSLTGKAITQSFKCLAPFGTFVEVGKADIYNNSKLPLKRFGENISFHVVDLDRLMAQKPKLAAKLYQEVTDLFKEEKVEGHPLKVFPVSEAGDALKYLSQVGHIGKVIVSMPDEAVDVLPANDLKFDKNAAYVVSGGASGFGLEVAKWIAENGAGELILLSRSGAKSDYDKEVIAYMESLGVKIQLPKVDITNEETLKTIFEEVALPIKGIVHSAAVLDDCTMPNLDSDRFMRVYSPKAMGGWALHKASLGHDLDFFLSFSSISAVFGLPGQANYSSANNFLDRLATYRQTLGLAGNSVNLGVLGDYAGMSKDGGQVIDVLEAQGWTMLTLKQIRETFSKIILQRSTQRMVANLDFKRFKDFFPQLATDMRFAELMNSDSADGSGAGGSLKDQVIAKDGEEKHTFLQEQLQHALAKILGTSPEKVDIPTPISKMGLDSLMQNQIRNWISQKLEVNYPLMKIAKGPSLVELAEDLIKGFETETTEEKVPEITTDISGIEDAEDLETLGDKWFVHRKREDDARVRLFCFHPVGAGASMFNHFLYEAHNDIDVYAVQLPGRENRKDETYFTEFFDVIDELEKQILPLLDKPFAFYGHSFGGILAYELQHRLREKHQLCPEHSFVSGTISAHLTPTWRNERDTIHKTADETNSETKLMGLMSYIDDEAFVRQILPVMRKDMELIMGYDYQDKDNFTWPITAFAAEEDEVVLPEEMKPWEQHTNSAFELHVLHGDHWFLSRNKEFILNKVAENLLSKELID